From Microcystis aeruginosa NIES-2549, a single genomic window includes:
- a CDS encoding lipid kinase, with protein MTKRALLLINRHSRKGKENFAQTVELLNHWDFEIISVPLKKVEDIPFLMEKYRYDIDLVIVGGGDGTLNAMADMLVETQLPLGIIPLGTANDLARTLGIPNSIAEACRIIAEGNLKYIDLGWVNNKYFFNVASLGLSVKITQKLNKGLKRRLGIFAYAWTALQVLSKTRPFTAMIRVDGQNIKVKTLQIAIGNGRYYGGGMPIAHDAQIDDQRLDLYSLEIEHWWQIFPLLWTLPRGQQGLLSWVRTLKGKEIQIQTRKPHSINTDGEITSTTPAMFRVIPAVLGVYIPRQETQS; from the coding sequence ATGACTAAAAGAGCTTTACTACTAATTAATCGTCACTCGCGCAAGGGTAAAGAAAACTTTGCTCAAACTGTCGAGCTGCTCAATCATTGGGATTTTGAAATTATCAGCGTCCCTTTGAAAAAGGTAGAAGATATACCTTTTTTGATGGAAAAATATCGCTATGATATTGATTTAGTTATCGTCGGCGGTGGTGATGGGACTCTCAATGCTATGGCGGATATGTTGGTAGAAACTCAACTGCCCCTAGGCATTATACCTCTGGGAACGGCTAATGATTTGGCCCGGACTTTAGGGATACCGAATTCTATTGCCGAAGCCTGTCGAATTATTGCGGAAGGTAATTTAAAATATATCGATCTAGGTTGGGTAAATAATAAATACTTTTTCAACGTAGCTAGTTTAGGATTAAGTGTGAAAATTACCCAAAAACTGAACAAGGGTTTAAAGCGACGTTTGGGGATTTTTGCCTACGCTTGGACAGCCTTACAGGTATTAAGTAAAACCCGTCCTTTTACCGCTATGATCCGTGTTGATGGCCAAAATATCAAAGTTAAAACCCTACAAATAGCGATCGGAAATGGTCGTTATTATGGGGGAGGAATGCCGATCGCTCATGATGCCCAAATCGACGATCAAAGGTTAGATTTATATAGCCTAGAAATTGAACACTGGTGGCAAATTTTCCCGCTTTTATGGACATTACCACGAGGACAACAGGGTTTATTATCTTGGGTGAGAACTCTTAAAGGGAAAGAAATTCAAATTCAGACTCGTAAACCCCATAGTATCAACACCGATGGCGAAATTACTAGCACTACTCCCGCCATGTTTCGGGTTATTCCGGCGGTTTTAGGGGTCTATATTCCCCGTCAGGAAACACAATCTTAA
- a CDS encoding amino acid ABC transporter substrate-binding protein — translation MLKWRFCALSLLLLLITACGTENQPNSSSTTANSPDAGRLQTVKNRGKLICGINGEVPGFSFVNEKGEYSGLDVQICRAIAAALFNDPSKVEYRKLSPQERFTAVQTGEVDILSRNTTWTVNRDTALGMEFITPVFYDGQGIMATKASNIKKLEDLSGKSICVLSGTTTEQNLADAMAKAAVQGYKPIVSDDVEALYTAYQAGRCQAVTSDRSQLVARRSVFPRPQDHQLLEVVISKEPLAPAVADGDPPWSNAVRSIVFSLIQGEEFGINSQNIATFADSKDPSIRRFLGIDEKLGEDMGLPNDFAQRVLKQVGNYGEIYDREIGKPLQLDRGLNNLWTKGGLLYSPPFR, via the coding sequence ATGCTAAAGTGGCGTTTTTGTGCATTGTCCCTGCTGTTACTGCTAATTACTGCCTGTGGGACAGAAAATCAACCCAATTCTAGTTCTACCACTGCCAATAGTCCCGATGCGGGCCGCTTGCAAACGGTGAAAAATCGCGGTAAGTTAATTTGTGGCATTAACGGAGAAGTGCCGGGGTTTAGCTTTGTTAATGAAAAAGGCGAATATTCGGGCTTAGATGTGCAAATTTGCCGAGCTATTGCGGCGGCTCTCTTTAATGATCCCTCCAAAGTCGAATATCGTAAACTTAGCCCTCAAGAGAGATTTACTGCCGTACAGACGGGAGAAGTGGATATCCTCAGTCGCAACACCACCTGGACGGTTAACCGGGATACCGCCCTGGGGATGGAGTTTATCACCCCGGTTTTCTATGATGGTCAGGGAATTATGGCCACAAAAGCCAGTAATATTAAGAAATTAGAAGATTTAAGCGGAAAGTCCATTTGTGTGCTATCGGGAACCACCACGGAACAAAATCTGGCCGATGCCATGGCAAAAGCGGCAGTGCAAGGTTATAAACCGATCGTTTCCGATGATGTGGAGGCTTTATATACAGCTTATCAGGCGGGGCGCTGTCAGGCTGTCACCTCCGATCGCTCCCAATTGGTGGCCCGGCGCTCGGTTTTTCCCCGACCACAGGATCATCAATTATTAGAAGTGGTAATATCAAAGGAACCCTTGGCCCCGGCCGTGGCCGATGGTGATCCCCCTTGGTCGAATGCCGTCCGCTCGATCGTTTTTAGTTTAATTCAAGGGGAAGAATTCGGGATTAACTCCCAAAATATTGCCACTTTTGCCGATAGCAAAGACCCCAGTATTCGGCGCTTTTTGGGTATTGATGAGAAGTTAGGCGAAGATATGGGTTTACCCAATGATTTTGCCCAAAGAGTCTTAAAACAGGTGGGTAATTACGGTGAAATTTATGATCGTGAAATCGGTAAACCCCTGCAACTCGATCGAGGTTTAAATAATCTTTGGACAAAGGGGGGTTTATTGTATTCTCCTCCTTTTCGTTAA
- a CDS encoding TIGR00297 family protein, translating to MLTNPWLVAILLNTVLLGIAAIAPKKLLTPMGYLHAWFLGVIVWGSLGWRGYLIVLFYFLVGSTVTRIGLARKEAEGIAEKRAGVRGPENVWGSALAGAICAILSLFAASPWDYLLRLAYVASFSTKLADTTASEVGKAYGKTTYLITNFKSVPRGTEGAVSLEGTFAGLLAATAISLLAWGIGAIDLLGVLWCVIAAFIATNIESLIGATLQTRFLWLTNELVNVINTVIGAIVAILLSLFWSFS from the coding sequence ATGTTAACTAATCCTTGGCTCGTCGCTATTCTTCTCAATACCGTGCTGCTCGGAATCGCTGCAATTGCCCCAAAAAAGCTCTTAACTCCGATGGGTTATCTCCATGCTTGGTTTTTAGGGGTGATTGTCTGGGGAAGCTTGGGATGGCGCGGTTATCTAATTGTTTTATTCTATTTCCTCGTCGGTTCTACTGTCACCCGCATCGGGTTAGCTCGCAAGGAAGCAGAGGGAATTGCCGAAAAAAGAGCGGGGGTGCGCGGTCCTGAAAATGTCTGGGGTTCCGCTTTAGCGGGGGCAATTTGCGCTATCCTCAGTCTTTTTGCCGCTTCTCCCTGGGATTACCTCTTAAGACTCGCTTATGTGGCTAGTTTTAGCACCAAATTAGCCGATACTACTGCCAGTGAGGTGGGCAAAGCTTACGGTAAAACTACTTATCTAATCACTAATTTTAAATCCGTCCCCCGGGGAACAGAAGGGGCTGTTAGTTTAGAGGGAACGTTCGCCGGTTTGCTGGCAGCCACGGCTATTTCCCTGTTAGCATGGGGTATTGGTGCGATCGATCTTCTTGGTGTGTTATGGTGCGTAATTGCGGCATTTATCGCCACCAATATCGAAAGTCTCATCGGTGCTACCCTACAAACTCGCTTTCTGTGGTTAACTAATGAATTGGTCAATGTGATCAATACGGTTATCGGTGCGATCGTGGCTATACTGTTAAGCTTGTTCTGGTCTTTCAGCTAA
- a CDS encoding cytochrome b/b6 domain-containing protein, giving the protein MKTNQPYQPLLLRILHGLTGIALIAAMVTAYWTYDTFDGRWLKLPLPEYREIESIHGTFGLYTLIIFPVFAIYAFRRGNKRLIQSDSLNKLTQFGKPIWWYSLHRLVNTLILFALTFALYSGRMMDSEWLPEGELNHFWYYAHLLSWLIMAVSLILHLLMTAKVGGIPLLLSILKWRFREQDNPKLWLSQLRQWRLNLRLANTLQWLQSLNLYKILEIVVLLGIIAAWIVPKFD; this is encoded by the coding sequence ATGAAAACTAATCAACCTTATCAACCTCTTTTACTGCGAATTCTGCACGGATTAACAGGAATTGCTCTCATTGCCGCCATGGTTACGGCCTATTGGACCTATGATACTTTTGACGGTCGTTGGTTAAAACTGCCTTTACCAGAATATCGAGAAATTGAAAGTATTCATGGCACTTTTGGCCTCTATACTCTGATTATCTTTCCCGTTTTTGCTATCTATGCTTTTCGTCGGGGCAACAAAAGATTAATTCAAAGTGATTCTCTTAACAAATTAACCCAATTTGGTAAGCCGATTTGGTGGTATAGTCTCCATCGTTTAGTCAATACTTTGATTCTTTTTGCCCTAACTTTTGCCTTGTATAGTGGTCGGATGATGGATTCCGAATGGCTACCAGAAGGGGAATTAAATCACTTTTGGTATTATGCCCATTTGCTCAGTTGGTTAATTATGGCAGTAAGTCTGATCCTGCACCTGCTCATGACTGCTAAAGTGGGAGGGATTCCCCTGTTATTATCTATTCTTAAATGGCGTTTTCGTGAACAAGATAATCCGAAATTATGGTTATCTCAATTACGTCAATGGCGGTTAAATTTGCGTCTAGCTAATACTTTGCAGTGGCTACAATCTCTTAACTTATATAAAATCTTAGAAATTGTTGTTTTATTGGGTATTATAGCGGCTTGGATTGTTCCCAAGTTTGACTAA
- a CDS encoding class I SAM-dependent methyltransferase has protein sequence MSDYYHYQNSCCGTAHAYLLPSLSQIFADLAPPEKRIFDLGCGNGSIANWLSEKGFQVSGCDPSESGIAEAKKAYPELDLYVGSAYDDLASKFGTFPLLISLEVVEHVYAPRNYAKTVYNLLQPGGYALISTPYHSYLKNLALAATGKMDDHFTALWDHGHIKFWSVKTITKLLTEANLSVEKIYRIGRIAPLAKTMIILARRGQ, from the coding sequence ATGTCAGATTATTATCATTATCAAAATTCTTGCTGTGGGACTGCCCACGCTTATTTGCTACCCTCTCTGAGTCAGATTTTTGCCGATCTTGCTCCTCCTGAAAAGCGTATTTTTGATCTCGGTTGTGGCAACGGTTCGATCGCTAATTGGTTATCAGAAAAAGGATTTCAAGTCAGTGGCTGCGATCCTTCCGAATCGGGGATAGCAGAGGCAAAAAAAGCCTATCCTGAACTTGATCTATACGTTGGCTCCGCCTATGATGATCTGGCTAGTAAATTTGGCACTTTTCCGCTGCTAATTAGTTTGGAGGTGGTAGAACACGTCTATGCCCCGCGCAATTACGCTAAGACCGTTTATAATCTGCTGCAACCGGGGGGATATGCGCTGATCTCCACTCCCTATCATAGTTATCTCAAAAATTTAGCCCTAGCGGCTACGGGTAAGATGGACGATCATTTTACCGCTCTTTGGGATCACGGACATATTAAATTCTGGTCTGTCAAAACTATCACAAAACTGTTAACAGAAGCTAATTTATCGGTAGAGAAAATCTATCGTATTGGTCGTATTGCTCCCTTAGCAAAGACGATGATTATTCTCGCTCGTCGGGGTCAATAA
- a CDS encoding 2Fe-2S iron-sulfur cluster-binding protein — protein MTIAVRFLPDDIIIEAETGELLLDVAKKAGIDIPTGCLMGSCHACEVELDDGTQICSCITGIPGDRDSLTVHLYSDPLW, from the coding sequence ATGACTATTGCAGTGCGTTTTTTACCCGATGATATTATCATAGAAGCGGAAACGGGAGAACTATTATTAGACGTGGCCAAAAAAGCAGGAATTGACATTCCTACCGGCTGTTTAATGGGTTCCTGTCACGCTTGCGAGGTAGAATTAGATGATGGCACTCAAATTTGTAGTTGTATTACCGGTATCCCCGGCGATCGAGATTCTTTAACCGTTCATTTATACTCCGATCCCCTCTGGTAG